Proteins encoded in a region of the Labrus bergylta chromosome 9, fLabBer1.1, whole genome shotgun sequence genome:
- the ergic1 gene encoding endoplasmic reticulum-Golgi intermediate compartment protein 1 isoform X1 — MTTAPNYPPPLPSPIVLTFTYLHQGRYQKAAKRPLKTYRTASHTIKSYKFSIICCVFILFLFLSELTGFIATEIVNELYVDDPDKDSGGKIDVSLNVSLPNLHCDLLGLDIQDEMGRHEVGHIDNSMKIPIDDNNGCRFEGVFTINKVPGNFHVSTHGATSQPPNPDMTHIIHKLAFGEKLTVQNVKGAFNALGGADRLSSNPLSSHDYILKIVPTVYEDLSGRQRFSYQYTVASKEYIAYSHTGRIIPAIWFRYDLSPITVKYTERRQPIYRFITTICAIVGGAFTVAGIIDSCIFTASEAWKKIQIGKMS; from the exons ATGACAACAGCCCCAAACTATCCACCTCCACTTCCATCTCCAATTGTTTTGACCTTCACCTACCTTCACCAGGGCAGGTACCAGAAGGCTGCAAAACGACCTTTGAAGACTTACCGTACAGCCAGTCACACAATCAAATCATACAAAT TTTCCATCATCTGCTGcgtcttcatcctcttcctcttcctctctgagcTGACGGGATTCATAGCCACTGAAAT TGTGAATGAACTTTATGTGGATGATCCTGATAAAGACAGTGGTGGGAAGATAGATGTGAGTTTAAACGTCAGTTTGCCAAACTTACACTGTGATT TGCTCGGTTTGGACATCCAGGATGAGATGGGCCGCCACGAGGTCGGTCACATAGACAACTCCATGAAGATCCCTATTGACGACAACAATGGCTGTCGCTTTGAGGGAGTGTTCACCATCAACAAA gtacCAGGAAACTTCCACGTGTCGACACACGGTGCTACATCGCAGCCTCCTAACCCTGACATGACCCATATCATCCACAAGCTGGCCTTTGGAGAAAAGCTGACA GTACAAAACGTTAAAGGAGCCTTTAATGCTTTAGGAGGGGCAGACAGGCTGTCGTCCAATC CGCTGTCTTCACACGACTACATACTGAAGATAGTCCCAACAGTGTATGAAGACCTATCAGGCAGACAGAGGTTCTCCTACCAGTACACAGTAGCCAGCAAG GAGTACATCGCTTATAGCCACACGGGCAGAATCATCCCGGCCATCTGGTTCAGATATGACCTCAGTCCAATCACAGTCAAgtacacagagaggagacagccAATCTACCGCTTCATCACAACG ATCTGTGCCATCGTCGGTGGGGCGTTCACAGTCGCAGGAATCATCGACTCCTGTATATTCACGGCTTCAGAGGCCTGGAAGAAGATCCAGATTGGAAAAATGTCATGA
- the dusp1 gene encoding dual specificity protein phosphatase 1, with amino-acid sequence MVIMEVPTIDCASLRGSLGDDVLSCLVLDCRSFLSFNSSHISGSTNVRFSTIVRRRARGGLGLEHIVPNEDTRNRLLSGEYESVVLLDDRSLDLSQAKKDGTLMLAVTALCRDPCGARVFILKGGFDAFSIEYPEMCTKPSPPQGLSLPLSSSHPGSADPSCSPCNTPLYDQGGPVEILPFLYLGSAYHASRKDMLEMLGITALINVSANCPNHFEDSFLYKSIPVEDNHKADISSWFNEAIEFIDSVRNKGGRVFVHCQAGISRSATICLAYLMRTNRVKLDEAFEFVKQRRSIISPNFSFMGQLLQFESQVLASSTCSSEAGSPAIGNSGTVFNFPVSIPVHTSAGQLAFLHSPITTSPSC; translated from the exons ATGGTCATAATGGAGGTCCCGACCATCGACTGTGCGTCCCTCCGTGGCTCGTTGGGGGATGACGTCCTGAGCTGCCTGGTGCTGGACTGCCGCTCATTCCTGTCCTTTAACTCGTCACACATATCGGGCTCCACCAATGTGCGCTTTAGCACCATAGTCCGCAGGAGAGCCAGGGGAGGTCTAGGACTTGAGCACATTGTCCCCAACGAGGACACGAGAAACAGGCTCCTTTCTGGGGAGTACGAGTCTGTGGTTTTGCTTGACGACCGCAGTTTGGACTTAAGCCAGGCGAAGAAGGACGGAACCTTGATGCTTGCTGTCACAGCCCTGTGTCGCGACCCATGTGGAGCAAGGGTCTTTATTCTGAAAG GTGGTTTTGACGCATTTTCCATAGAGTATCCAGAGATGTGTACCAAACCCTCCCCTCCACAAGGGCTCAGTTTGCCCCTGAGCTCCAGCCATCCTGGGAGCGCAGACCCCAGCTGCAGTCCGTGTAATACTCCTCTATATGACCAG GGGGGTCCTGTAGAGATCTTGCCTTTCCTTTACCTCGGCAGTGCCTACCACGCTTCAAGGAAAGACATGCTGGAGATGCTAGGTATCACGGCTTTAATCAACGTCTCCGCAAACTGCCCCAACCACTTTGAGGACTCCTTCCTCTACAAGAGCATCCCTGTCGAGGACAACCACAAAGCCGATATCAGCTCCTGGTTCAACGAAGCAATTGAGTTCATTG ATTCTGTTAGAAATAAAGGCGGCCGAGTGTTTGTGCACTGTCAAGCCGGCATCTCCCGCTCTGCCACCATTTGCCTCGCCTACCTCATGCGGACAAACCGAGTGAAGCTGGACGAGGCGTTTGAGTTTGTAAAGCAGCGTCGCAGCATCATCTCCCCAAACTTCAGCTTCATGGGTCAGCTCCTACAGTTTGAGTCCCAGGTTCTGGCCTCGTCGACCTGCTCCTCAGAGGCAGGAAGCCCGGCCATCGGCAACAGCGGCACCGTCTTCAATTTCCCCGTCTCCATCCCCGTACACACCTCAGCTGGTCAGCTCGCATTCCTTCACAGCCCCATCACAACCTCACCCAGCTGCTGA
- the ergic1 gene encoding endoplasmic reticulum-Golgi intermediate compartment protein 1 isoform X2, which translates to MSFDVRRFDIYRKVPKDLTQPTYTGAFISIICCVFILFLFLSELTGFIATEIVNELYVDDPDKDSGGKIDVSLNVSLPNLHCDLLGLDIQDEMGRHEVGHIDNSMKIPIDDNNGCRFEGVFTINKVPGNFHVSTHGATSQPPNPDMTHIIHKLAFGEKLTVQNVKGAFNALGGADRLSSNPLSSHDYILKIVPTVYEDLSGRQRFSYQYTVASKEYIAYSHTGRIIPAIWFRYDLSPITVKYTERRQPIYRFITTICAIVGGAFTVAGIIDSCIFTASEAWKKIQIGKMS; encoded by the exons ATGTCTTTCGATGTTAGGAG attTGATATCTACAGGAAAGTGCCAAAAGATCTCACCCAGCCCACCTACACAGGAGCTTTCA TTTCCATCATCTGCTGcgtcttcatcctcttcctcttcctctctgagcTGACGGGATTCATAGCCACTGAAAT TGTGAATGAACTTTATGTGGATGATCCTGATAAAGACAGTGGTGGGAAGATAGATGTGAGTTTAAACGTCAGTTTGCCAAACTTACACTGTGATT TGCTCGGTTTGGACATCCAGGATGAGATGGGCCGCCACGAGGTCGGTCACATAGACAACTCCATGAAGATCCCTATTGACGACAACAATGGCTGTCGCTTTGAGGGAGTGTTCACCATCAACAAA gtacCAGGAAACTTCCACGTGTCGACACACGGTGCTACATCGCAGCCTCCTAACCCTGACATGACCCATATCATCCACAAGCTGGCCTTTGGAGAAAAGCTGACA GTACAAAACGTTAAAGGAGCCTTTAATGCTTTAGGAGGGGCAGACAGGCTGTCGTCCAATC CGCTGTCTTCACACGACTACATACTGAAGATAGTCCCAACAGTGTATGAAGACCTATCAGGCAGACAGAGGTTCTCCTACCAGTACACAGTAGCCAGCAAG GAGTACATCGCTTATAGCCACACGGGCAGAATCATCCCGGCCATCTGGTTCAGATATGACCTCAGTCCAATCACAGTCAAgtacacagagaggagacagccAATCTACCGCTTCATCACAACG ATCTGTGCCATCGTCGGTGGGGCGTTCACAGTCGCAGGAATCATCGACTCCTGTATATTCACGGCTTCAGAGGCCTGGAAGAAGATCCAGATTGGAAAAATGTCATGA